Proteins from one Triticum aestivum cultivar Chinese Spring chromosome 7A, IWGSC CS RefSeq v2.1, whole genome shotgun sequence genomic window:
- the LOC123153463 gene encoding receptor kinase-like protein Xa21: protein MCGRKYMQPLGTLSSTLPLVLVLCSLVHASSLGATTLQNDSNTDLHALRCLKLHLTSSARLLASWTNDSLQFCGWSGVTCSKTHASRVVALDLESLELNGQIPPCIGNLSFLTRIHIPNNQLAGQITPELGYLNRLRYLNLSTNHLRGTIPSTLSSCLRLQIIDLGSNSLHGEIPPTLSRCSHIQQLNLGHYMLTGGIPQGLGMLCNLSVLDLASNSLTGDIPLSLGSSSYLHSVVLTNNSLTGPIPLHLANSSSLQLLSLTRNSLGGEIPSALFNSTSLQKLSLGLNNFVGSIPASSNIDSPLQYLSGTIPPRLGLVRLIPPTRGLERIGGD from the coding sequence ATGTGTGGTAGAAAATATATGCAACCTCTTGGCACTCTCAGTTCCACACTTCCCCTAGTCCTTGTCCTCTGCTCCCTTGTCCATGCATCTTCATTAGGTGCCACGACACTCCAAAATGATTCTAACACCGACCTTCATGCTCTCCGCTGCCTTAAACTCCATCTCACCAGCTCTGCTAGACTCCTAGCCTCCTGGACAAATGACTCGCTGCAGTTCTGCGGTTGGTCCGGTGTTACTTGCAGCAAGACACACGCATCTCGTGTCGTTGCACTGGACCTCGAGTCACTTGAACTCAATGGACAGATACCGCCTTGTATAGGCAATCTCAGTTTCCTCACTAGAATCCACATCCCAAATAATCAACTTGCTGGCCAAATAACACCTGAACTTGGCTATCTAAATAGGCTGCGGTATCTTAACCTCAGCACAAATCATCTTAGAGGCACGATTCCGAGCACTCTGTCTTCATGCCTTCGCCTTCAAATTATTGATCTTGGGAGTAACTCCCTTCATGGTGAGATCCCCCCAACCCTGAGCCGATGTTCACATATACAACAGCTCAACTTGGGTCACTACATGCTCACTGGCGGTATCCCACAAGGGTTGGGGATGCTCTGCAACCTTTCAGTTTTGGATCTTGCTAGCAATAGTCTGACGGGTGACATTCCACTTTCACTTGGAAGCAGCTCTTATCTTCATTCTGTTGTTCTCACAAACAATAGCCTCACAGGACCTATCCCGCTTCATCTAGCTAATAGTTCATCACTTCAACTTTTATCATTGACAAGAAATAGCCTGGGTGGAGAGATTCCTTCTGCGCTGTTTAACAGCACGTCACTTCAAAAGTTATCACTAGGACTAAACAACTTTGTCGGGTCCATACCAGCTTCGTCGAACATTGATTCACCCTTACAATACCTTTCTGGCACCATACCTCCTCGTTTAGGGCTTGTTCGATTAATCCCTCCCACAAGGGGATTGGAGAGGATTGGAGGGGATTGA